One segment of Coffea arabica cultivar ET-39 chromosome 7c, Coffea Arabica ET-39 HiFi, whole genome shotgun sequence DNA contains the following:
- the LOC113699080 gene encoding kinesin-like protein KIN-14B isoform X1: MAEQKGRWNWEVTGFEPPRKSPEREDHYQRPPLLARRYSISTSSFSTHSELSKHALSSKLFKLKDKVEHVREDYMELRQEAVDLQEYSNAKMDRLMRYLGVLADKTRKLDQAAVEMEARMSPLIYEKKKLFNDLLTAKGSIKVYCRARPLFEDEGPSVVEFPDDCTVRVNTGDDNVSNPKKDFEFDRVYGPHVAQAELFADVQPFVQSAFDGYNVSIFAYGQTQSGKTHTMEGSSHDRGLYARCFEELFDLSNSDTTSTSKFNFSLTAFGLFNEQIRDLLLESQSGLPKIQMGSTDYVAELVQEKVENPIDFTRVLKVALQNRGTDVLKFNVSHLVITVHIYYDNLITGENLYSKLSLVDLAGSASSNVEDDSGERVTDLLHAMKSLSALGDVLASLTSNKETVPYGNSVLTKLLADSLGGSSKSLVIVNVSPNAANLTETLSSLNFAARARNSILSLGNRDTIKKWRDIANDARKELYEKETEISYLKQDVLGLKQALKHANDQCVLLFNEVQKAWKVSFTLQSDLKSENIMLADKHRIEKEQNTQLRNQVSHLLELEQDQKLQIQERDSTIQNLQAKIKSIESQLNEALHNREARPTNGAESKSNMQTSPQMTGENMDSAAVTKRLEEELLKRDALIERLHEENERLFDRLTEKSTSAGSLQVSSPSPGGQEVTSRDMARNDNNNVKGRSVAVPSPLASDKTEGTVALVKSGVEKVKTTPAGEYLTSALNDFDPEQYDSLAAISDGANKLLMLVLAAVIKAGASREHEILAEIRDAVFGFIRKMEPKRVMDTMLVSRVRILYIRSLLARSPELQSIKVPPVERFLEKANSGRSRSSSRGSSPGRSPVRYDSGLRNALVEDQIQGFKVNIKPEKKSKLSSVVLKIRGIDQETWRQHVTGGKLREITEEAKSFAVGNRALAALFVHTPAGELQRQIRNWLAENFDFLSVTDDTVGGATGQLELLSTAIMDGWMAGLGAAQPPSTDALGQLLSEYAKRVYNSQLQHLKDIAGTLATEIAEDSAQVAKLRSALESVDHKRRKILQQMRSDIALLTLGDSGSPIRNPSTAAEDARLASLVSLDGILKQVKDIMRQSSAGKLSKSKKRSMLSSLDELADRMPSLLDIDHPCARKHITEARKAVECVAEEDDQLHHAANASKLSADMGSAVETDVGQWNVLQFNTGSTTPFIIKCGANSSSELVVKADSRVQEPKGSEIVRVVPRPTVLENMSLEEMKELFAQLPESLSLLALARTADGTRARYSRLYRTLAMKVPALRDLVNELEKGGVLKDVKS; encoded by the exons ATGGCGGAGCAGAAAGGAAGGTGGAACTGGGAGGTGACGGGGTTTGAGCCGCCGAGGAAGTCACCGGAGCGGGAGGATCATTATCAGAGACCTCCGCTGTTGGCTCGGAGGTACTCGATTTCTACGTCTTCATTTTCGACGCATTCTGAGCTCTCCAAGCATGCTCTCAGCTCCAAGCTTTTCAAACTGAAGGATAAAGTCGAG CATGTGAGAGAGGATTACATGGAGCTTAGACAAGAAGCCGTTGATCTTCAAGAGTACTCAAATGCAAAAATGGATCGCTTGATGCGATATCTAGGTGTACTTGCTGATAAAACTCGTAAACTAG ATCAGGCTGCGgttgaaatggaagctagaatgTCTCCTCTGATAtatgagaagaaaaaattgtttAATGACTTATTGACTGCTAAAG GAAGCATTAAGGTATATTGTCGTGCAAGACCACTTTTTGAAGATGAAGGTCCATCAGTTGTTGAGTTTCCGGATGACTGTACTGTTCGTGTCAATACTGGTGATGATAACGTCTCCAATCCAAAGAAGGATTTTGAGTTTGACAGGGTTTATGGTCCTCATGTTGCACAAG CTGAACTTTTCGCTGATGTTCAGCCATTTGTGCAGTCGGCATTTGATGGGTATAATGTTTCTATATTTGCTTATGGACAAACGCAGTCAGGAAAGACACATACTatg GAAGGATCTAGCCATGATCGTGGCCTATATGCTCGATGCTTTGAGGAGCTGTTTGATTTATCCAACTCAGATACAACTTCTacctcaaaatttaatttctctCTCACGGCTTTTGGGCTTTTCAATGAACAG ATTAGAGATTTGCTTTTGGAATCTCAGAGTGGTCTTCCAAAGATCCAGATGGGCTCCACAGATTATGTTGCTGAACTTGTGCAGGAAAAAGTTGAGAATCCAATTGATTTCACCCGAGTCCTCAAAGTGGCATTGCAGAACCGAGGAACCGATGTATTAAAGTTTAACGTCTCTCATCT GGTCATCACTGTGCATATATATTATGACAACTTGATTACGGGTGAGAACTTATATAGCAAGCTTTCTCTTGTTGATTTGGCTGGAAGTGCAAGTTCCAATGTTGAAGATGATAGTGGAGAACGTGTGACAGACCTGCTGCATGCCATGAAATCACTCTCCGC TTTGGGAGATGTTTTGGCTTCTTTAACATCCAATAAGGAAACAGTTCCTTATGGAAATTCAGTGCTCACAAAATTACTTGCAGATTCACTAg GTGGAAGCTCGAAAAGCTTGGTAATTGTTAACGTCTCTCCAAATGCTGCAAATTTGACTGAGACACTATCATCCCTTAACTTTGCTGCCAGAGCCCGAAACTCTATTCTCAGCCTGGGAAATCGAGATACGATTAAGAAATGGAGGGATATT GCAAATGATGCACGTAAAGAATTGTATGAAAAAGAGACGGAGATCAGCTACTTGAAGCAAGATGTTTTGGGACTTAAACAAGCTCTAAAACATGCAAATGATCAGTGCGTCCTTCTTTTTAATGAAGTTCAGAAAGCTTGGAAAGTTTCTTTTACACTTCAATCTGATTTAAAG TCAGAGAATATTATGCTTGCTGATAAGCACAGAATAGAGAAAGAGCAAAATACCCAGCTTAGGAATCAAGTTTCTCACTTGTTAGAGTTGGAGCAAGATCAGAAGTTACAGATACAGGAACGGGATTCTACCATTCAAAATTTACAG GCCAAAATAAAGAGCATTGAGTCACAGCTGAATGAAGCACTCCATAACCGTGAGGCTAGGCCAACAAATGGTGCAGAATCAAAGTCcaacatgcaaacaagtccccAAATGACTGGAGAGAATATGGATTCTGCAGCTGTTACTAAAAGACTTGAAGAGGAACTTCTGAAACGGGATGCACTTATTGAG AGGTtgcatgaagaaaatgagagacTTTTTGACAGATTGACTGAAAAATCGACTTCAGCTGGTTCACTGCAG GTTTCAAGCCCATCCCCTGGAGGACAAGAGGTTACATCTCGTGACATGGCAAG aaatgataataataatgttaaagGGCGATCTGTAGCTGTTCCTTCACCTTTGGCCTCAGATAAGACTGAAGGCACAGTTGCCTTGGTTAAATCAGGTGTTGAGAAAGTAAAGACCACGCCAGCTGGTGAATATCTTACTTCTGCTTTGAACGATTTTGATCCTGAACAGTATGACAGTCTAGCTGCAATTTCAGATGGCGCAAATAAACTTTTGATGCTG GTTTTGGCTGCTGTCATTAAAGCTGGCGCTTCTAGAGAGCATGAAATACTGGCAGAAATACGAGATGCTGTTTTTGGTTTTATTCGTAAAATGGAGCCAAAAAGGGTGATGGACACCATGTTGGTTTCTCGGGTTAGAATTCTGTATATCAGATCTCTGCTTGCTAGGTCACCAGAGCTGCAGTCTATCaag GTTCCACCAGTTGAGCGATTTCTGGAGAAAGCAAATAGTGGAAGAAGCAGAAGTTCTAGTCGTGGTAGCAGCCCTGGAAGATCTCCCGTCCGATATGATTCTGGTTTGAGGAATGCTCTTGTAGAGGATCAAATTCAAGGGTTTAAAGTAAATATTAAGCCAGAAAAGAAGTCAAAATTGTCATCAGTAGTTTTGAAGATACGCGGTATTGATCAG GAAACCTGGAGACAACATGTAACTGGTGGAAAGCTGAGAGAAATAACTGAAGAAGCCAAAAGTTTTGCTGTTGGAAATAGGGCTCTTGCAGCGCTTTTTGTTCATACTCCAGCTGGTGAGTTGCAGCGTCAGATCCGGAATTGGCTAGCTGAAAACTTTGATTTTCTCTCTGTGACTGATGATACGGTTGGAGGAGCAACTGGTCAGCTAGAGCTTCTTTCTACTGCAATAATGGATGGTTGGATGGCTGGACTTGGTGCTGCTCAACCTCCTAGTACTGATGCTCTGGGGCAGCTCTTATCTGAGTATGCAAAACGAGTTTATAATTCTCAACTGCAGCATTTGAAG GATATTGCTGGTACCTTGGCAACTGAAATAGCAGAGGACTCTGCTCAAGTAGCTAAATTGCGATCAGCCCTAGAGTCCGTTGATCACAAGAGAAGAAAG ATTTTGCAACAAATGAGAAGTGACATAGCATTGCTGACTCTAGGGGACAGTGGTTCACCCATCAGGAATCCTTCAACTGCAGCTGAGGATGCACGACTAGCTTCTTTAGTCTCCCTTGATGGCATACTGAAGCAAGTGAAG GATATAATGAGGCAGTCTTCAGCAGGAAAACTGAGTAAGAGTAAGAAGAGATCGATGCTTTCATCTTTGGATGAACTTGCAGATCGGATGCCTTCTCTACTTGATATTGATCATCCTTGTGCGCGAAAACACATTACAGAGGCTCGTAAAGCTGTAGAG TGTGTTGCTGAGGAGGATGACCAGCTTCATCATGCGGCAAATGCTTCAAAACTTTCAGCAGACATGGGGTCTGCTGTTGAAACAGATGTGGGACAGTGGAATGTTTTGCAGTTCAACACGGGCTCAACAACCCCATTCATCATAAAGTGTGGAGCTAACTCGAGTTCTGAATTGGTGGTTAAAGCTGATTCCCGGGTTCAAGAACCCAAGGGCAGCGAGATAGTTAGAGTTGTTCCAAGACCAACTGTTTTAGAGAACATGAGCTTGGAGGAAATGAAAGAGTTATTCGCTCAACTTCCCGAGTCTCTGAGCTTGCTTGCTCTTGCTAGGACAGCAGATGGTACTCGAGCTCGGTATTCTAGATTGTACAGGACTTTAGCTATGAAGGTTCCAGCTTTGAGGGACCTAGTAAACGAACTGGAGAAAGGGGGAGTGCTGAAGGATGTAAAGTCCTGA
- the LOC113699080 gene encoding kinesin-like protein KIN-14B isoform X2 translates to MKVHQLLSFRMTVLFVSILVMITSPIQRRILSLTGFMVLMLHKLNFSLMFSHLCSRHLMGIMFLYLLMDKRSQERHILWKDLAMIVAYMLDALRSCLIYPTQIQLLPQNLISLSRLLGFSMNRLEICFWNLRVVFQRSRWAPQIMLLNLCRKKLRIQLISPESSKWHCRTEEPMVITVHIYYDNLITGENLYSKLSLVDLAGSASSNVEDDSGERVTDLLHAMKSLSALGDVLASLTSNKETVPYGNSVLTKLLADSLGGSSKSLVIVNVSPNAANLTETLSSLNFAARARNSILSLGNRDTIKKWRDIANDARKELYEKETEISYLKQDVLGLKQALKHANDQCVLLFNEVQKAWKVSFTLQSDLKSENIMLADKHRIEKEQNTQLRNQVSHLLELEQDQKLQIQERDSTIQNLQAKIKSIESQLNEALHNREARPTNGAESKSNMQTSPQMTGENMDSAAVTKRLEEELLKRDALIERLHEENERLFDRLTEKSTSAGSLQVSSPSPGGQEVTSRDMARNDNNNVKGRSVAVPSPLASDKTEGTVALVKSGVEKVKTTPAGEYLTSALNDFDPEQYDSLAAISDGANKLLMLVLAAVIKAGASREHEILAEIRDAVFGFIRKMEPKRVMDTMLVSRVRILYIRSLLARSPELQSIKVPPVERFLEKANSGRSRSSSRGSSPGRSPVRYDSGLRNALVEDQIQGFKVNIKPEKKSKLSSVVLKIRGIDQETWRQHVTGGKLREITEEAKSFAVGNRALAALFVHTPAGELQRQIRNWLAENFDFLSVTDDTVGGATGQLELLSTAIMDGWMAGLGAAQPPSTDALGQLLSEYAKRVYNSQLQHLKDIAGTLATEIAEDSAQVAKLRSALESVDHKRRKILQQMRSDIALLTLGDSGSPIRNPSTAAEDARLASLVSLDGILKQVKDIMRQSSAGKLSKSKKRSMLSSLDELADRMPSLLDIDHPCARKHITEARKAVECVAEEDDQLHHAANASKLSADMGSAVETDVGQWNVLQFNTGSTTPFIIKCGANSSSELVVKADSRVQEPKGSEIVRVVPRPTVLENMSLEEMKELFAQLPESLSLLALARTADGTRARYSRLYRTLAMKVPALRDLVNELEKGGVLKDVKS, encoded by the exons ATGAAGGTCCATCAGTTGTTGAGTTTCCGGATGACTGTACTGTTCGTGTCAATACTGGTGATGATAACGTCTCCAATCCAAAGAAGGATTTTGAGTTTGACAGGGTTTATGGTCCTCATGTTGCACAAG CTGAACTTTTCGCTGATGTTCAGCCATTTGTGCAGTCGGCATTTGATGGGTATAATGTTTCTATATTTGCTTATGGACAAACGCAGTCAGGAAAGACACATACTatg GAAGGATCTAGCCATGATCGTGGCCTATATGCTCGATGCTTTGAGGAGCTGTTTGATTTATCCAACTCAGATACAACTTCTacctcaaaatttaatttctctCTCACGGCTTTTGGGCTTTTCAATGAACAG ATTAGAGATTTGCTTTTGGAATCTCAGAGTGGTCTTCCAAAGATCCAGATGGGCTCCACAGATTATGTTGCTGAACTTGTGCAGGAAAAAGTTGAGAATCCAATTGATTTCACCCGAGTCCTCAAAGTGGCATTGCAGAACCGAGGAACCGAT GGTCATCACTGTGCATATATATTATGACAACTTGATTACGGGTGAGAACTTATATAGCAAGCTTTCTCTTGTTGATTTGGCTGGAAGTGCAAGTTCCAATGTTGAAGATGATAGTGGAGAACGTGTGACAGACCTGCTGCATGCCATGAAATCACTCTCCGC TTTGGGAGATGTTTTGGCTTCTTTAACATCCAATAAGGAAACAGTTCCTTATGGAAATTCAGTGCTCACAAAATTACTTGCAGATTCACTAg GTGGAAGCTCGAAAAGCTTGGTAATTGTTAACGTCTCTCCAAATGCTGCAAATTTGACTGAGACACTATCATCCCTTAACTTTGCTGCCAGAGCCCGAAACTCTATTCTCAGCCTGGGAAATCGAGATACGATTAAGAAATGGAGGGATATT GCAAATGATGCACGTAAAGAATTGTATGAAAAAGAGACGGAGATCAGCTACTTGAAGCAAGATGTTTTGGGACTTAAACAAGCTCTAAAACATGCAAATGATCAGTGCGTCCTTCTTTTTAATGAAGTTCAGAAAGCTTGGAAAGTTTCTTTTACACTTCAATCTGATTTAAAG TCAGAGAATATTATGCTTGCTGATAAGCACAGAATAGAGAAAGAGCAAAATACCCAGCTTAGGAATCAAGTTTCTCACTTGTTAGAGTTGGAGCAAGATCAGAAGTTACAGATACAGGAACGGGATTCTACCATTCAAAATTTACAG GCCAAAATAAAGAGCATTGAGTCACAGCTGAATGAAGCACTCCATAACCGTGAGGCTAGGCCAACAAATGGTGCAGAATCAAAGTCcaacatgcaaacaagtccccAAATGACTGGAGAGAATATGGATTCTGCAGCTGTTACTAAAAGACTTGAAGAGGAACTTCTGAAACGGGATGCACTTATTGAG AGGTtgcatgaagaaaatgagagacTTTTTGACAGATTGACTGAAAAATCGACTTCAGCTGGTTCACTGCAG GTTTCAAGCCCATCCCCTGGAGGACAAGAGGTTACATCTCGTGACATGGCAAG aaatgataataataatgttaaagGGCGATCTGTAGCTGTTCCTTCACCTTTGGCCTCAGATAAGACTGAAGGCACAGTTGCCTTGGTTAAATCAGGTGTTGAGAAAGTAAAGACCACGCCAGCTGGTGAATATCTTACTTCTGCTTTGAACGATTTTGATCCTGAACAGTATGACAGTCTAGCTGCAATTTCAGATGGCGCAAATAAACTTTTGATGCTG GTTTTGGCTGCTGTCATTAAAGCTGGCGCTTCTAGAGAGCATGAAATACTGGCAGAAATACGAGATGCTGTTTTTGGTTTTATTCGTAAAATGGAGCCAAAAAGGGTGATGGACACCATGTTGGTTTCTCGGGTTAGAATTCTGTATATCAGATCTCTGCTTGCTAGGTCACCAGAGCTGCAGTCTATCaag GTTCCACCAGTTGAGCGATTTCTGGAGAAAGCAAATAGTGGAAGAAGCAGAAGTTCTAGTCGTGGTAGCAGCCCTGGAAGATCTCCCGTCCGATATGATTCTGGTTTGAGGAATGCTCTTGTAGAGGATCAAATTCAAGGGTTTAAAGTAAATATTAAGCCAGAAAAGAAGTCAAAATTGTCATCAGTAGTTTTGAAGATACGCGGTATTGATCAG GAAACCTGGAGACAACATGTAACTGGTGGAAAGCTGAGAGAAATAACTGAAGAAGCCAAAAGTTTTGCTGTTGGAAATAGGGCTCTTGCAGCGCTTTTTGTTCATACTCCAGCTGGTGAGTTGCAGCGTCAGATCCGGAATTGGCTAGCTGAAAACTTTGATTTTCTCTCTGTGACTGATGATACGGTTGGAGGAGCAACTGGTCAGCTAGAGCTTCTTTCTACTGCAATAATGGATGGTTGGATGGCTGGACTTGGTGCTGCTCAACCTCCTAGTACTGATGCTCTGGGGCAGCTCTTATCTGAGTATGCAAAACGAGTTTATAATTCTCAACTGCAGCATTTGAAG GATATTGCTGGTACCTTGGCAACTGAAATAGCAGAGGACTCTGCTCAAGTAGCTAAATTGCGATCAGCCCTAGAGTCCGTTGATCACAAGAGAAGAAAG ATTTTGCAACAAATGAGAAGTGACATAGCATTGCTGACTCTAGGGGACAGTGGTTCACCCATCAGGAATCCTTCAACTGCAGCTGAGGATGCACGACTAGCTTCTTTAGTCTCCCTTGATGGCATACTGAAGCAAGTGAAG GATATAATGAGGCAGTCTTCAGCAGGAAAACTGAGTAAGAGTAAGAAGAGATCGATGCTTTCATCTTTGGATGAACTTGCAGATCGGATGCCTTCTCTACTTGATATTGATCATCCTTGTGCGCGAAAACACATTACAGAGGCTCGTAAAGCTGTAGAG TGTGTTGCTGAGGAGGATGACCAGCTTCATCATGCGGCAAATGCTTCAAAACTTTCAGCAGACATGGGGTCTGCTGTTGAAACAGATGTGGGACAGTGGAATGTTTTGCAGTTCAACACGGGCTCAACAACCCCATTCATCATAAAGTGTGGAGCTAACTCGAGTTCTGAATTGGTGGTTAAAGCTGATTCCCGGGTTCAAGAACCCAAGGGCAGCGAGATAGTTAGAGTTGTTCCAAGACCAACTGTTTTAGAGAACATGAGCTTGGAGGAAATGAAAGAGTTATTCGCTCAACTTCCCGAGTCTCTGAGCTTGCTTGCTCTTGCTAGGACAGCAGATGGTACTCGAGCTCGGTATTCTAGATTGTACAGGACTTTAGCTATGAAGGTTCCAGCTTTGAGGGACCTAGTAAACGAACTGGAGAAAGGGGGAGTGCTGAAGGATGTAAAGTCCTGA